TGGAGAAAGGTCTGGGGATTCGGAAAGTAGCTCGGCAGGTAGGATCATCGCCATCCTCGGTGAAACGCGAGGCTGTTTAGAAATTGGTGAGTGATCTTACCCTGGTAT
This sequence is a window from Chloroflexota bacterium. Protein-coding genes within it:
- a CDS encoding helix-turn-helix domain-containing protein: MRPKGSAAALEARRQRAGTLLEKGLGIRKVARQVGSSPSSVKREAV